The genomic interval GTCGTGGCCGAGAAGATGGGGATCCCGATCGAGGTGGCCCGGGGGGGGTTGGGCGGGATCACCGAATCCCGGGTGCGGGGGCTGGAGGAGCATCTCAACCGGTACATCGTCGGACAGGAGGAGGCGATCTCCCGGGTTTGCCGCCGCCTCGTCCTTTCCCACGCCGGGTTCGGGGACCGCCGCCGGCCGATGGGCGTCTTCCTGTTCCTCGGTCCCTCCGGGGTGGGGAAGACCGAGGTGGCGCGGCGGATCGCCTCGTACCTCTTCGCGAACGAACGCGCGTTCATCCATCTGGACATGTCGGAGTACCAGGAGGAGGTCAGCGTCTCCCGCCTCATCGGCGCCGCGCCGGGGTACGTCGGCTACGAAGAGGGGGGCCAGCTCATCGCCCGGTTGCGGACCACCCCGTATTCGGTGGTCCTGCTCGACGAGGTCGAAAAGGCGTCCCCCCGGGTGTTCGACCTGTTCCTGCAGCTGTTCGACGAGGCGAAGATCACCGATGCGCAGGGACACACCGCGGACGCCCGCCACACGATCTTCATCATGACGGGAAACATCCCCGTCCGGAAGGAGATGGGGTTCCGCGCGGGCGAGGCGGCGGTGGCGGAAGGCGCCGCGCTGGCGGAGGTCCGGCGCCGGTTCCGTCCGGAGTTCCTCAACCGGGTGGACGAGCAGATCGTCTTCCGGGCGCTCACTCCCGTCGACGTCCGGAAGGTGTTGGCGCTCCGGATCGCCGAGCTGTCGGAGAGCCTCCTCGCCGACCACGGGGTGGCGCTCGAAGTGGACGCGGACGCGGCGGGTTGGCTGGCCGCGGAAGGATACCAGCCGGAGTACGGAGTCCGGGAACTCGCCCGGGCCGTGGACCGTTGGATCCGGTCGCCGATCGGGGCGATGAGCGCCGAGGGGGAACTCGCGCGCAGGGCCGCCTCCGGCAAGCCCTTGAAGGTCCGAAAGACGGCGGAAGGCCTCCGGGTCGAGTAGCGTCCCCCTTCCTCACCCGGAACGCCGTTTCCGCTTACATCGATTGCCGTATCGATCCCGCCCCTTGCGCATTTTCCAGTAAAGTTTTCCGATGCCGTTGCCGAAAAGGAACCCGGCGCCGAAAAACGGGTTGTGTGCGCGCAGGGGAGACGGATCGTGAAGTTCTGGCGGTTGCTGGCACAGGGACGGTTTCGGCAGGCCTGGGAGATTCTCTCCCGTCGGCCGGACTCCGAGCACGAGCAGGCGCTGATCCGGGCGGTCATCACCGGGCTGCTTTTCTTCTACCTGTCCTGGTCAATGTCGAGAGACGGGCGTCTGGACCCGGCGGAAGTCGTCCTACTATGGGTTTCCGCACTGTATCACTTTTTTTCCTCGGGCCTGTTCGTGCTGGTCACCCTATACCCCGCGAAATCCCCATCCCGGCGGTGCCTGGGATTGGTGGGGGATCTGTGCCTCACGTCGTACGGGATCAGCGTCGCGGGAGAGGTGGCAGGCCCCCTGTACGTTGTCCTGCTTTGGGTGATCTTCGGGAACGGTTTCCGATACGGCAGGAAATACCTGTTTGCGGCATCTTCCATCGGTACGATCTCATTCGGGGTTGCGATCTACCTTAACGAGTATTGGCGGAGTCATTTGATTCTGGCGGTCGGCCTTCAACTTGGTCTTGCCGTGCTTCCGCTCTACATCTCGTCCCTCCTGAAGAAGCTCAGTGCCGCCGGGGAACGCGCCGAGGGGGCCAACCGGGCGAAGAACCGGTTCCTCGCGAACATGAGCCACGAGATGCGGACCCCGCTCAACGGGATCATCGGGATGCTGGACCTGTTGAAGGGGACGCCGCTTTCGACGGAACAGGAGGAACTGACGAAGACGATCGACGACTCGGCGCACACCCTCCTGTTCCTGATGCAGGATGTGCTCGACCTCTCGAAGATCGAGGCCGGGAAAGTTTCCGTCGAGGTGTCGGACTTCGACCTGTACGCAGTGGTGAAGCACACGGTCGCCATCGTCGAGCCCCAGGCGCGGTTCAAGGGGCTCGCCACCTTCCTGCGGGTTCCCTCCAACGTGCCGTTTCTCCTGCGCGGGGATCCGCTTCTGCTCCGGCAGGTGCTGTTGAACCTCCTCGGAAACGCCTTGAAGTTCACCGAAAAGGGCGAGGTGGGGGTTCGCGTCACCCTCGAATCGGAGACGCCGAGGCGGGCGACGTTGCGCTTCGAGGTGACGGACACCGGCATCGGCATCTCCGCCGAGGCGCAGCGGCGCATCTTCGAGCGGTTCACCCAGGCGGACGAGTCGATCACGCGACGGTTCGGCGGGACGGGGCTGGGAACGACGATCTCGAAGGAGATCGTTGAAATGATGGGCGGCGCGATCGGGGTCCGGAGCGAACCGGGCCGGGGCAGCACCTTCTGGTTCACCGTCGAACTGGCGAAGCAGAGCAGGGAGGAGGACGAGGCTGTGCCCGCGGCGGCGCTCGTGGACCGGCGCGCTCTGGTCCTGTCGTCGGAACCCGAAGCGGCCGAGTCCCTCCGGGCGCACCTTTCGGGGTGGGGCGTCCACGTCACCACGGTGAACCGGTCCGCCCAGGCGTTCGCCCGGATCGTCGGTTCTTCGAACGCGGGAACCCCCTTCGACTTCGTCCTCGTCGTGAGGGAGGGCCTGGACATGGACACGGCCGGGTTCGCCCGCGCCGTCCGGTCCGATTCCACGATCCACGAGAGCTGGCTTCTCCTCGTGACCCCGGGGGAAGACGGCGGGGAACCTGTCGCGGCGGAAGGCTACAGCGCCGCCCTGCCGGCGCCGGTGGACAAGAGGATGCTCTTCAACGCCCTGCATTTTTCGCGCGCCGGGACCCTGGCGGACGATCCCTCGGTGGATAGTCTCGCGGAGAAGTACCGGCAGAAGAGCGGAGGCGGACGGAAGCTGCGCGTCCTGGTGGCCGAAGACAACCGGACGAACCAGATGGTGATCGGCAAGATCCTCGAGCGGGCCGGGCACGACTTCAAGATCGTGGCGAACGGGGAAGAGGTCCTCGATGTCCTGAAGGAGGAGACATTCGACATCGCGCTCCTCGACCTCCACATGCCGGTGATGGGAGGCGTCGAGGCGGCGAAGCTGTCCCGGTTCATGTCGCCGGGCTCTCCGCGGATGCCGATCGTGGCGCTCACGGCGGACGCGACGCCGGAGGCGCGGGCGGAGTGCGAGGAGGCGGGGATGGACGCGTGCCTGACCAAGCCCATCGACACGCGGAAGCTGTTCGACCTCTTCGAAACGCTGGTTCCCGGCGGTGGCGCCGTGCGGAGGAGCCCGGAGGAGGACGCCCCGGAAGCGGAGGAGACGGCGGCAGCGGCGCCCGAGGGCCCGGAGGAACCTCCATGCCTCGACCCGCGGTATCTTCGCGAGCTATCGGACCTCGGCGGAAGCAGCGACTTCGTCGTCCGCCTGGCGTGGACCTTTCTCAAGGGATCGAAGGATAAGGTCCGGGGGCTCGAGCGGGCCGTGGCCGATCGTGACGTCGAAAAGGCCCGCGAGCTGGCGCACGCGTTGAAGGGGAACTCGGGGCAGATCGGCGCGCTTGCGCTGATGCGGGTATGCGAGCGGTTTTCCGGTATCGCCGCGGGGGAGTTGGAACGAAACGGGGGAACCTACCTCGAAGAGGTGAAGGAAGAACTCTCCCGCGCCCGGACGGCGCTGGACGAATACTTGGGAACAAGGAACTCCGCGGTATCGTGACTCAGCCGCTCTTGCTCCCCGGGGGAACCAGCGATATCGGATCACGCCGCGAGAGCCTTCCCTGGGACAGGACCAATCGCTCCATCAGCCGGATTTCCCGCGGACCGACCTGCATGGCCGTGTCGACCCAGATATCCGCCACATCGAGGAGTTCCTCGTAACAAAGGGGGAACAGCCTGCGCTGCACCCGGTGGATCGCTTCGCGCGCGTTCCGCCGGTTCTCGTTCCGGACGATGTACTCGTACACCGCGTTCTCCCCACGGCCGTCCTCCGCCAGGATGTCGACCACGCCTTCCCCGTGGAGTTCCTCGGCCCGATACAATTTCCCGCTCAGGAGCATCCGCTCCGTGCGCTGCATGCCGATCCGCCGGGAGAGCAGGTTATACGCCCCCATCCCGGGGAAGAGGTTGAACAGAATCTCGGGGAACCCGAACTGGGCCTGTTTCTCCGAGACGAGGATGTCGCTCGCAAGGGCCGCCTCGAAGCCGCCGCCGAGGGCATCCCCCTGGACGAGGGAGATGGTGGTGACGGGGAGGTGGAAGCCGATCGCATGCGCATAGAGCACGTCGATGCATTCCTTCGCGTACCGGCGAAGCGTTTCCGGGTCGTTTTCCTTCAGGCAGCGGATGAAAAGGCCGAGGTCGCCCCCCAAGTTGAACACGCCGGGAGTCACTGAAGCAAGGATGACGTACCGGACCCCCCCCTTCCCCTCGTCGTCCGCGGATCGCTCAATCTTCCCTTGGAACCGGCGCAATTCCTCCAGCACCTCGAAGCTGAAGCAGGGGCATGGATGCGGCGCGAGGTAGCACCAGAGGGCGCCGTACTGCGGCTCGAACCGCGTGCGGAGATGCCGATAAGAAGTTGGATGGGGAATGACAGTTGAAGGCATTACATTCATAACGTCCTGTAACTCCTTTGTCTCCACCGGGAATTTTATTTACCCCGTAGCGTAACGGATAATAGCACGCGGCTCTTGTAAAGCAAATAAAACAAAATCGCCTTATCAATAAGTGGAAATGTTTTTCCCTTCTCCGTCTTCTCTTTCCACCCCATTGTAACTCCGCGGCGGAAAGGCTATCTTTCCCGGATACGAAATCGCCGCTGTCCCCGCGAAAAACGCCGAAGGAGGGCTCCATGAAAGAGACTTTGAAGGTCGGGCTGGAGCATGTGCACACGTATCGCGTTCCGGAGAACAAGACCGTTCCTTACATCTACCCCGAGGCGAAGGCGTTCCAGGAGATGCCGAAA from Deltaproteobacteria bacterium carries:
- a CDS encoding ATP-binding protein codes for the protein MKFWRLLAQGRFRQAWEILSRRPDSEHEQALIRAVITGLLFFYLSWSMSRDGRLDPAEVVLLWVSALYHFFSSGLFVLVTLYPAKSPSRRCLGLVGDLCLTSYGISVAGEVAGPLYVVLLWVIFGNGFRYGRKYLFAASSIGTISFGVAIYLNEYWRSHLILAVGLQLGLAVLPLYISSLLKKLSAAGERAEGANRAKNRFLANMSHEMRTPLNGIIGMLDLLKGTPLSTEQEELTKTIDDSAHTLLFLMQDVLDLSKIEAGKVSVEVSDFDLYAVVKHTVAIVEPQARFKGLATFLRVPSNVPFLLRGDPLLLRQVLLNLLGNALKFTEKGEVGVRVTLESETPRRATLRFEVTDTGIGISAEAQRRIFERFTQADESITRRFGGTGLGTTISKEIVEMMGGAIGVRSEPGRGSTFWFTVELAKQSREEDEAVPAAALVDRRALVLSSEPEAAESLRAHLSGWGVHVTTVNRSAQAFARIVGSSNAGTPFDFVLVVREGLDMDTAGFARAVRSDSTIHESWLLLVTPGEDGGEPVAAEGYSAALPAPVDKRMLFNALHFSRAGTLADDPSVDSLAEKYRQKSGGGRKLRVLVAEDNRTNQMVIGKILERAGHDFKIVANGEEVLDVLKEETFDIALLDLHMPVMGGVEAAKLSRFMSPGSPRMPIVALTADATPEARAECEEAGMDACLTKPIDTRKLFDLFETLVPGGGAVRRSPEEDAPEAEETAAAAPEGPEEPPCLDPRYLRELSDLGGSSDFVVRLAWTFLKGSKDKVRGLERAVADRDVEKARELAHALKGNSGQIGALALMRVCERFSGIAAGELERNGGTYLEEVKEELSRARTALDEYLGTRNSAVS
- a CDS encoding crotonase/enoyl-CoA hydratase family protein; translated protein: MPSTVIPHPTSYRHLRTRFEPQYGALWCYLAPHPCPCFSFEVLEELRRFQGKIERSADDEGKGGVRYVILASVTPGVFNLGGDLGLFIRCLKENDPETLRRYAKECIDVLYAHAIGFHLPVTTISLVQGDALGGGFEAALASDILVSEKQAQFGFPEILFNLFPGMGAYNLLSRRIGMQRTERMLLSGKLYRAEELHGEGVVDILAEDGRGENAVYEYIVRNENRRNAREAIHRVQRRLFPLCYEELLDVADIWVDTAMQVGPREIRLMERLVLSQGRLSRRDPISLVPPGSKSG